Below is a window of Halomonas sp. Bachu 37 DNA.
ACGTTTCCAGTCCGCCCGTCCTTTGTAGAGAGTGCACGGCGCGGGGTACGGGTCAGATCAAAACGCAGCTGGGCAAGGGTGGGGTCGTTGGCGCGGCGCTGGCCGTACTGGCTGGTGGGGCCATCCATAAACTCGGTGTCGTTGCGCTCTTCGATCCAGGCCCGGCGCAGCTCTGGCAGGCCCCGGCGCAAATCAATCTGGGCGTTGGGATCGGTGTAGGGGCCGGAGGTGTCGTACACTAGCAGCGGCGGGTTCTCTTCATCCACACCGCTGGTTTTGGTGGGCGAGAGAATGATTTCCCGAAACGGCACGCGAATATCTGGCCGCGAGCCTTCCACGTAAACCTTGCGCGAGCCGGGCAGCGGGGCCACGGCAGCGGCATCCACCTGGGCGGTTTCGGCGAGAAAGTGGGCGGTTTTACTCTTGACGGTCCTGATCATGATGGTTTCTCTGTATTGTTGGTGGTTATTCAGAAAGGTCGTGATCGATCAGCTCAAGGCCCATCTGCCAGAAGTCGATTTCCAGGCGGGTGGCATCACGGAAGATCTTGCTGAGCTCACGAAAACGAGTGGGGGTGACATCGGCCAAGCGAGCATCGAGCCACGCAAGCTCCTCCTGCATGGCGGCCTGGAACTCGTCGCCTTCGTACATGGCAATCCAGGCATCAAACGGGTTTTGGCTGCCGCGCAGAGTAGAAGTTTGGGCGTTCAGCCAGTTGGCGATTTCGCCGTAGCCGAAAAGGCAGGGGGCCAGCGCCACGTGCAAATCGAGCAAGTCGCCGCGGTTGCCGGTATCCAGCACATAGCGGGTGTAAGCGAGCGTGGCCCTGGCTTCGGGGAGCGCTTCCAGCTCCTGCTCGGAAATACCCCACTCCTGGCAAAAGCCGACGAGCAGGCCCAGCTCCACATCCACGATGGCTTTCATTCCTTCATGGGCTTGGCGTAAATCCGCCAAGGTGGGGCTTTTATAGGCAGCCAGCGCGTAGGCGCGGGCGAAGTGGATCAAGAACAGGTAGTCTTGCTTCAAATAGTGTCGAAACGATGCCTCAGGCAGCGTGGCGCTACCCAGCTGGCGCACGAAATCGTGCTCGATATAGGCGCGCCAATCTTCTTGGCAGGCGGTGGTGAGATCGGTAAAGCGGTAACCCATGATGCCTCCGGTGATGATGATCCGGAGGGTGGGCGAATAAGACCGAGGGAATGGCGCGGAAAGGTGGCGTGCGATCGTGAGAGAGCTAGCCATGGCCATCGCTTGATCCCTACGCCGGTACCCGCGCCGCTCGTAGTGTGAGTAGCAGCGCATTAGCCGGATCAGGTTCAGCGGGACCAGCACTTGGCAGCAAAAAATGCTCACCCTGCGCCATCTCAGCCGGATTTCACCGGCACCCCGTCAAGCTGTTCGTTAGCGGAGTGTAGAAGGCGGGTGGTGGAGATGCAATGGTGCATGATGGCGCAGCCCACTTTCATCCGCGTAAACGGCACCGGTGCTGCTTCGTTATCGCTTGGATTCAATACTTTTCCAAACCAGCCCAACCAACAAAATCGCCAGTACGGCGAACAGTAGGGCGGCGCCCGTGGAATTCAGCACCTGCAGGGTTAGGCCTGAAACGACCAGCCAGAGTGCTGGGATGATGGCGGCGATACAGAGGGCGAACCCCCGCAGCAGGATAAGCATCAGCCCCAGCGTGGTGACCGCCGTGGGGTCGGCGTGTATGCCGAACACTTCTGCCTGGTGCCAGGAGCCGCCGCTCAGCGGCGCCGTCAGCGGCATGATGATCAGGCTGAAGCCGGTGATGGCGATGCCTATGGCAACCGGTGGGTTTGTTGCGCTCGGTGCGTTATCCATTCCCCATCCCGTTAGCGCAATCCATACCAGCAGCACGGCCTTGATTATGAAAGCGTAGCCATATCAGCACAAATACCGTATTCACAAACCAGTACTGGGCCGTTGAGTGGCTCGCCCTCACACCATTTGCAATGACTGCTTGCGCGTTGGCGGGGGATAGGCAGCGTCGATTTGCGCCAGGTCATCGTCGTCGAGTCTGAGCTTATCAGCATCAAAATTCTGTTTGAGATGCTCTAGGTTCACGGCTTTAGGAATGGCAATCACACCGGGGTGACGTAGTGCCCAGGCGAGGGCGACTTGAGCGGGGGTGGCGCTGTGTTTGTCGGCGATGCGTTGCAGGGCGGCGTCGCGCAGCAGGGCGCCGCCTTGCCCGATCGGGCAGTAGGCCATGAGCGGCATGCTGTGTCGTGCCTGCCAGGGCAGCACGTCGTACTCGATGCCGCGGGCTCCTGGATTGTAGAGCACCTGATTGGTGGCGCAAGCGGGCGCATCGAGTTCTGCCAAGTCGTCAACGTCGAAGTTCGACACGCCCCAGCGCAGAATCTTGCCCTGTTCGCGCAGCCGCTCAAACGCTTCTACGGTTTCGCTCAGCGGGTACTGGCCGCGCCAGTGCAGCAAGTATAGATCGATAGTGTCGGTGCCTAATCGGCGCAGGCTGCGCTCGCAGGCGGCTAGTACCCCCTGGGTGCTGGCGTTGTGCGGGTAGATCTTGCTGACCAGATAGACTTCATCACGCCGGTCGCGAATTGCTTGGCCAACGATCTCTTCAGCGCCGCCCTCGGCATACATCTCGGCGGTATCGATCAACGTCATGCCCAGGTCCAACCCTTCACGCAGTGCCCTGAACTCAGCGTGGCGCTGCCCGGCATTCTCGCCCATGTGCCAGGTGCCCTGGCCGATACGGGGTACGCTGTCGCCGCCTAGTTCGATCGTCTGCATATTCTCTTCCCGGTTGTGTTGCTTTTCTGAATCATCCCAGAATCTGAGGATTGAGCTGCCAGGTGCTCCAGGTGAGCGCGCAGGCCAGGCTCACCCAGGCGAGGTAAGGCAGCAGCATTGCGCCGGCCAGTGGTTTGAGGCGCCAGAACATCATCAGAGTGATGGCGATCAGTAGCCACAACACTACCACACCGATAAAAGCGACTGCCCCCAGCTGCCAGACGAAGTAGAGCCAGCTCCACAGGGCATTGAGTGCCAGTTGCACTAGAAACATCACCAGTGCAGGTCGGGAACCTGGTTCGCGCCAGGCAAGCCAAGCGGAGATGCCCATCAATCCGTAAAGCGTTGTCCATATCGGCCCGAATAGCCAGGCTGGCGGCGCCCACGTGGGCTGCTGAAGTGTTTCGTAGAACGAGGCCGCATTGACAGAGGCGATGGCACCAATGGCGGCGGCGAGGTAGGCCAGCACCAGCCAGCCGATGAGACCCTTGATTTGTTTGCTGCGGGAGAGCTCACGCATGAATATTCCTACTTAGGTTGGCGAAAATCGCTTCAAGGGTAGTGCGGGGTGGTGAATTC
It encodes the following:
- a CDS encoding aldo/keto reductase, with product MQTIELGGDSVPRIGQGTWHMGENAGQRHAEFRALREGLDLGMTLIDTAEMYAEGGAEEIVGQAIRDRRDEVYLVSKIYPHNASTQGVLAACERSLRRLGTDTIDLYLLHWRGQYPLSETVEAFERLREQGKILRWGVSNFDVDDLAELDAPACATNQVLYNPGARGIEYDVLPWQARHSMPLMAYCPIGQGGALLRDAALQRIADKHSATPAQVALAWALRHPGVIAIPKAVNLEHLKQNFDADKLRLDDDDLAQIDAAYPPPTRKQSLQMV
- the tenA gene encoding thiaminase II, with translation MGYRFTDLTTACQEDWRAYIEHDFVRQLGSATLPEASFRHYLKQDYLFLIHFARAYALAAYKSPTLADLRQAHEGMKAIVDVELGLLVGFCQEWGISEQELEALPEARATLAYTRYVLDTGNRGDLLDLHVALAPCLFGYGEIANWLNAQTSTLRGSQNPFDAWIAMYEGDEFQAAMQEELAWLDARLADVTPTRFRELSKIFRDATRLEIDFWQMGLELIDHDLSE
- a CDS encoding TspO/MBR family protein; amino-acid sequence: MRELSRSKQIKGLIGWLVLAYLAAAIGAIASVNAASFYETLQQPTWAPPAWLFGPIWTTLYGLMGISAWLAWREPGSRPALVMFLVQLALNALWSWLYFVWQLGAVAFIGVVVLWLLIAITLMMFWRLKPLAGAMLLPYLAWVSLACALTWSTWQLNPQILG